TCTGGATAATTAGTAATAACCAATTTAATAGGGTCTAAAACCGCCATAACTCGCGGTGCTGTTTTATTCAAATCTTCACGAATACAAAACTCTAAAAGTGAAACATCAATAATATTATCACGTTTAGCAACACCTACTGTTTCAACAAATTTTCTCAAAGCATTTGGAGTATAGCCTCTACGACGTAAACCTGAAATAGTTGGCATACGTGGGTCGTCCCACCCAGCTACAACTTTATCTTCTACCAATTTCAAGAGCTTACGTTTACTCATAATGGTATAACTCAAGTTTAAACGTGCAAATTCACGTTGTTTTGGTCTCACTAAATTAGGATCTGTTACTTGATCTAAAAACCAATCGTAAAGTTCTCTATGAGGTTTAAATTCTAATGAACATAAGGAATGTGATACTTGCTCTATATAATCACTTTCGCCATGTGTCCAATCGTACATTGGATAAATGCACCAATCGTTAGCGGTTCTATGATGATGTTTCTTTAAAATACGATACATAATAGGATCACGCATCAACATATTTGGGTGCTGCATATCTATTTTTGCGCGCAAAATATGTTCTCCTTCGTTAAATTCGCCTGCTTTCATACGTTCAAACAAATCTAAATTTTCAGCAACAGTTCTATTCCTATATGGACCATCAACACCAGGTTGAGTTGGTGTTCCTTTTTGTTCTGCCATCGCTTCGCTCGATTGAGAATCTATATAAGCTTTTCCTTCATTTATAAAAAGCACTGCCCAATCATATAATTGTTGAAAATAATCAGAAGAAAATAATTCCTTATCCCATTTATAACCTAACCACGCAACATCTTCTTTGATGGCATCTACATATTCTTGCTCTTCTTTTGCAGGATTGGTATCATCAAAACGAAGGTTAACAGGTGCGTTGTATTTTTCACCTAAACCAAAACTAATACCAATAGCTTTTGTATGTCCAATGTGTAAATACCCATTTGGTTCTGGCGGGAAACGAAAACGTAAATTGCCTTTTGGCATGCCATTTGCCAAATCTTCTTCTATAATTTGCTCTAAAAAGTTAAGTGATTTTCTTTCTTCAGACATAAAAATGTATCGCAATAGGTAATTAAACTAAAAATATTCTGTAAAATTAGGTAATTTTACCGACTTAAAACTACCTAACATGGGAATTATAAAAGTTGAAAATATACGTGTATTCGCTCATCATGGTTGCTTACAAGAAGAAACAAAAATAGGCAGCGAATATCGTGTAGATTTACAAGTTAAAGCCAATTTACAAAACTCTGCAAAAACAGATAAACTTACTGATACTGTAGACTATGTATTATTAAATCGTATTATAAAAGAAGAAATGGCCATAGCCTCACAGCTACTAGAAACCGTTGCAAAACGTATTTTAGCTAGAATTTTTAATGAAGATTTATTAGTAAAAAAAGCCACGGTTTGGGTTAGTAAATTGAATCCTCCTATTGGTGGTGATGTAGAAAAAGTAACCATAAAAATGACTGATAAACGTAAAAAATGATTTTAAATGTAAAAAAGTCTTATTTTTTTTTACATTTGCAAACTGATTATAAGGTGTCGTGGCCGAGTGGCTAGGCTCAGCTCTGCAAAAGCTGCTACAGCAGTTCGAATCTGCTCGACACCTCAAAAAGCTTCTGGTTAATTCTAGAAGCTTTTTTTATTTTATAGGGCTAATTTTTTCTAACTTTTCTTTTAAAAGTTCTTTTTCTTTTGGAAAGAAACCTTGAACTAAAAGTAAAAACCCAAAGCCTAATATTACTAAAGCAATGATCTTTTTAGTTTTAAATATAATACGAGGTGTGAGCCTGCTCTTTAGTTTTTTTGCTATAACTATTTTAATTAAATCAACTAAAAAGTAGACTATTAAAATAGTACTTAAAAACACCATAACACCATCATTTGAACTTGTAATAGAATTAGCTATCACAATAAATGCTACCCACCCTAGCAAAACACCTATATTAATAAAATTGAGTAAAAATCCTTTTAAAAAGAGTTTTCCATAACCCTTTTTTATTTCAATTTTATGATACTCTTTGACAATATCTCTAAATGATTTTGATGTTTTAATAAATGAAATAAAACCATAGGTAACTAATAAAGCACCTCCAAATATTAAAAAACTAGGGTCGTCTTTTATAGTTTCAAGTAATTTATTGGTACTAAAAAATGCTACTATGATAAATATTATATCTGCTAACATAACACCACAATCAAAAATCAAAGCACTTTTAAATCCTTTAGTAGCACTGGTTTCAAGAAGCACAAAGAATACTGGACCTATTGTAAAAGCTAAAATAATTCCAAAGGGAATTGCAGCTAAAATATCATCAAACATAATATTATATGAGGGTTCTTTACAAAGTAAAGAAATATTTTAAAACTATAAGACTTCTTTTAAATGCTTATTAAAAACAAAAACCCATTGCTAGCAATGGGTTTTATACAAATTTTGTGGGTAGTAAATTTAATCCATACGTTTTATACGTCCGCCTAAAACAGTACTTTCATTAACTGTTTCTGGATTTCCATAAATATATACATCACCTCCTGCTCTTATTTTAACATCTACTATTTTTGATGCTTTTACATAAGCTTCACCTGCTGCATTAATAGATACATCTGTTTTATTTGTCTCTAAGTTTTCAGCATTATAAATACCACCTGTTAACAATGAAACTTTTTGTGATTTTGCATTCCCTGTTGCCTTAATTTTTCCTCCTGTAACCGATTTAATATTAGCATAGTTCACATCTAACAGAACATCAATAATACCTCCTTCTTGTGCTCTTAAATCTATTTCAAATTGTTTTATACTATCTTTCCCAGATACTTTAGATCCTTCGTTTACATCTATAATATCTAAAGATTTATAATATAATGTTACTTTAGTACTATTACCATCAAAAATTTCACCAATACTCATTTTAATTTTAAGCGTACCATTTTTATTATTTATTACTACATCTTCAGTATTGTTTCCCGTAATAATAGCTTTGTTTTCGGTAGATTTTACTAATTCAACATCTATTAAATCATAAACTTTAAGTTCATTAAATTCTCCAATTGTTTTTTCAATTTGCTTTTGAGCTATTGATGCTCCAGATATCAAAATTGTTGCTAATAAGATAATACGTTTCATTTTTTTATTTTTTATTACAACGTATTTAATCAAAAATTATTCCGTTGTTAAATTATTTTAAGTAAAAATTATAATAATATTTTATTCATTTTTTCCAATCAAAGTGAAATCAAGATGTTTTTTAACTAAATCGGCATTTTTAACTTTCACAATAACTTCATCGCCTAATTGATACATTGTTTTTGTATTTCTACCAATCATAGCATATTGTTCTTGATCAAACGCATAATGATCGTCTTTCATATCACGAACACTTACCATCCCCTCACATTTGTTTTCTATAATTTCTATATAAATTCCCCAATCGGTAACACCAGAAATAACACCTGCAAAATTTTCATCTTTATGATCTTGCATAAATTTAATTTGCATGTATTTGATAGAATCACGTTCTGCCTTGGTAGCTAGGTTTTCCATATCACTGGAATGCTTGCATTTTTCTTCGTAAATAGCTTCGTTGGCCGATTTACCACCATCTAAATAATGTTGTAACAAACGATGCGCCATAACATCAGGATAACGACGAATAGGCGATGTAAAATGGCTATAATAATCAAAAGCTAAACCATAATGCCCTATGTTATGCGTGGTATATTCCGCTTTACTCATGGTTCTAATTGCCAACGTATCAACTAAATTTTGTTCTTTTTTACCACTCACCTCTTTTAATAAATTATTAAGAGAAGCTGATGTTGTTTTACGGTCTTTGAAATTTAATTTATAACCAAATTTAGATACAATACCTTGTAAATTTGCTAATTTGCTATCATCAGGTTCATCATGAACACGATACACAAAAGTTTGTTTTGGAGATTTTTTACCAACAAATTCCGAAACTTTTCGGTTAGCTAATAACATAAATTCTTCTATTAACTTATTAGCATCTTTACTGGTTTTAAAAAATACACCTACTGGGTTGGCATTTTCATCTAAATTAAATTTTACTTCAACTTTATCAAATGAAATAGCACCAGAACTCATACGCTTACTACGCATTTTTTTGGCCAATTCATCCATCTTTAAAATAGCTTGTGCTATTTCAGGAGTTGTGTTATATTCTTTATCTGTAATTGAAATTTCTTGAGGAATAACTGTATTAATCTGATCTAATTGAAATATTTCGTCTGCCTTCAAGGTTATATTATTTTCAATAACTGCTTGTGCTTCTTCATAAGCAAAACGTGCATCGCTATAAGTAACCGTTCTACCGAACCATTCATTTTTTATTTCACATTTATCATTCATTTGAAACACAGCTGAAAAAGTAAATTTTTCTTCATGTGGACGTAATGAACAGGCATTGTTAGATAATACCTCTGGAAGCATTGGTACTACGCGATCTACTAAATAAACTGAAGTAGCACGCTCGTAAGCTTCATCATCTAAAATAGTTCCTTCTTGTAAATAATGTGATACATCGGCAATATGAATACCAATTTCATACAAACCTTTTTTAATAATTTTAAAAGATAAAGCATCATCAAAATCTTTAGCATCTTTAGGATCAATGGTAAAGGTTAAATCTTGACGCATGTCGCGACGTTTGGCAATTTCTTCTTTAGTAATTGACGTATCAATATTATTTGCAAATTCTTCAACTTCATGTGGAAATTCATATGGCAAACCATATTCAGCCAAAATAGAATGAATTTCTGTATTATGATCGCCTGGTTTACCTAGAACTTTAATTACTTTACCATAAGGTGAATCTGCTTTCTCTGGCCAATCTTCAAGTTTTACTAAGACTTTATCACCATCTTCTGCTTTAAAAGTTTTATTAATGGGTATAAAAATATCTTTGTACATTTTATTACTATCGGCAATAACAAAAGCATATTTATCATGCAATTGAATAACACCAACATACTCACTTTTATCACGCTTTAAAACTTGAGTTATTTCGCCTTCTAACTTTCCACGATGGCGGCGTTTGTAAACATAAAATTCTACCTCATCACCATTCAACGCTTTATTTATATTGTTTGAAGCAATGAACACATCATCTTCAAAATCTTCACAAATAATATAACCGTTTCCTTTTGCAGCTAAATCTAAAATACCTTTATGATATTCAGCATTCATTACAACTTTAAACTTACCACGTTCAACTTCTTCTATTTCTTTTTTACCAGTAAGTTCTGCTAATTTTTTTATAATTTGATTTCTACTACTAGCATCATTAACATTAAGTTTAGCAGCAATTTGTTTATAATTAAAACTTTGATTTCTATCTTTTTTTAAAATACTTAAGATTGTATTTGTAAGGTTGGAAATACCTTTATTGGATTTCCCTTTTTTCTTTCTTGTCATTTAATTTTTGTAATCATTTTCATTTCCTAAGATACTGGAAATTGTGTTATTTAATAGCATTATTTTAGGAGAAGATTGCTATTTGTTTTAACAAAGTTACAATTAATATATTAAATCATATTTTTTTAATGTTATGTTTAATTAAAATCAACTTATTCACAATATATATTATATAATTATTTTCTTTTTAAAATTTAAAAAATTAAATGGTGATTATGATAGCTTGTTAATAGCGGTATAACTTTTTTAATTTTTATTTTGATAACTATTTATTTACGTTCTATTAATAGTTAATTAACATCTTATATTAATTTAATAGGTTCATTTTTAAGTGATTTATGTATTCTATTAACAGCTGTTAATAACTTATAAAATATACAAATAACTAATAACTATTTTAAATTTAGTGTTTATATGTACTATGTTTTCATCTTATAAGATTGCTAAAAAAAAGGAGTTAAATTTTTGGATATATAGTTGTCGTTTTTGATTGGAAAAATAAACGGATTATCAATATATTTCTTTTAAAAACCTATCAACACTTATTAACAAGTAATGAATATACTAATACACATTGTTTATAATTACTACCTTTGTATAAAGATACCTTAATATATATAAAATGAAAATTTCTATAGGAAACGACCACGCAGGAACCGAATATAAATTTGCTATTATAAAACATTTAGAATCAAAAGGTTATACTGTTAATAATCATGGTACTGATAGTATGGATAGCGTAGATTATGCCGATTTTGTACATCCCGTTGCTATGGATGTTGAAACTAATAAAGTAGATTTTGGTATTTTAATTTGTGGTAGTGCTAATGGTGTAGCTATAACAGCTAATAAACACCAAAAAATTAGGGCTGGTTTAGCTTGGAATAAAGAAATTGTACATCTTATTCGTAGCCATAATAATGCTAATATTTTATGTATTCCAGCTCGATTTACAGCGGTACAACAAGTTATTGAAATGGTTGATGTTTTTTTAAACACAGAATTTGAAGGAGGTCGTCATCAAACCCGTATAGATAAAATTCCGGTGTCTTGCTAAATGGCACATAACCATTCTCATAATCACACACATCATCATGATATGAAGGATAAAAATCTAATGATTTCTATTCTTTTAAATACTCTTATTACTGCTGCACAAATTGTAGGTGGTTTAATTTCTGGTAGTTTATCATTATTAAGTGATGCACTACATAACTTTAGCGATGTACTTTCTTTAATTGTAAGTTATGTGGCTTCTAAACTATCCAAAAAACAAGCTTCTGAAAATAAAACTTTCGGATATAAACGTGCTGAAATATTAGCAGCTTTTGTTAATGCTGCTACCTTAATAATAGTGGCTATTATTTTAATAAAGGAAGCGGTTGAACGTTTTAAAAATCCGCAAGTAATAGAATCTAACTTGGTTATTTGGTTAGCGTTATTAGCTATTATTTTTAATGGTTTAAGTGTATTGTTACTAAAAAAAGATTCTGAACATAATATTAATATAAAATCTGCTTACTTACATTTATTAACTGATATGTTAGCAAGTGTTGCCGTACTTATTGGTGGTTTATTAATGAAGTATTATGAGATGTTTTGGGTAGATAGTGTACTTACTTTTTTAATTGCGCTTTATTTAATTTGGGTGGGTTACTATTTGTTAAAAACATCTACCAAAATGTTAATGCTATTTACTCCAGAGCATATAAATATTAAAGCTTTAGTAGACAATATTGATGCTTTACCTAAAGTTAAAAAGTTACACCATGTACATATTTGGAATTTAAGTGACAATGAATTGCATTTAGAAGCACATTTAGATTTAAATGAAGATGTATCTATTACAGAGTTTGATAGCTTGTTAGAAGTTATAGAAACCATTTTACATGAAGAGTTTAATATAAATCACGTTACTATCCAACCAGAGTACAATAAGAATGATCCTAAAGAAGTGATTGTGCAAGATTAACCGCATAAACATCATTGCTAGTAAAATGAAGCAAACTAAAAGATTATAACAGTCTACTTCCTTTGTATGGACTATTTTAATAAGAATTTCATGATACAAACTCAAATTAAAACATTTTCTGAATTAACTTCTGAAGAATTATACAGCATTCTGCAACTTCGTAGTGAAGTTTTTGTAGTAGAACAAGATTGCGTGTATCAAGATATTGATGGTAAAGATGATAAAGCACTACATGTTTTAGGTATTAAAAACCAAAAAATAATAGCTTATAGCCGAGTTTTTAAACCAGGTGATTATTTTGAATACGCCAGCATCGGTCGTGTTGTTATCGCTAAAAACCAACGTGCTTTTAAATATGGTTATGATTTAATGAAGACTTCTGTGGAGGCTGTTGAAACCTATTTTAAAGAAAAAACTATAAAAATTTCGGCGCAAGCGCATTTAAAATCTTTTTATAACAATTGTGGATTCATTGAATTTGGAGAAGAATATTTAGAAGATGATATTCCGCATATTGCGATGATAAAAAAATAGTTTTTCACTGCTATAAATCTGATATTTTAATTACCGTTTTAAAGTAAAATGTCCTTTTATAGTTTCGCCTGTATTTAAGGTAATGAAATACCAATAATCATTGCTTTCTAAAAGCTTTCCGTTAAAGCTACCATCCCACCCTGGTGCATTTGCAGGTAAATATTTTAAAAGTTTCCCATATCGGTCAAAAACAGCAATGGTTTTAATGTTATTGTTAAAATCTTGAACCTTCCAAACGTCATGCATTCCGTCGTTATTTGGGGTGAAATATTTTGGAATATAGTAATCTTCCGAAGTAATTAAAACATTAAAACGACTTTCATTATTAGCACAAATTGATTCATTATAAATATAAATGGTTTGAGAAGTTGTTATAACATCACCAGTAAATAATGGGACTCCTTGTCCTCTAGGTTCGGTAAAATAGTTGCCATAAGTAAGTGTTGGCAAAGTGTAAGAAGTATTCGTAACCACACTATTTATAGTATCTACATTTACAAAATTATTACATTGGTCTTGTGCAGATACATAGTTTGAAAAATTTGTAGGAAGCCAATTAGCATGTGCACTAGATGGGTTATCAACAACTACACAATTTAAGTTTAAATTATTGCTAAAATTTACAGTTCCATTGGTATTATTACTGTTTTTAACATTCAATTTACACAATTGGTTATTACTACAATTTAAAGTTGTTAAGTTGGAATTTTTAGAAAGATTTAGTTCCGATAAATAATTAAAACTACAGTTTAAAGTTCCTAAAGAGCTATTGGTTTTTGTATCTAAAGAGGTAAGTTCATTTTGTTCACACGAAAGAAAAACAAGACTTGAATTTTGAGATATATTTAAATTAGAAAGTAAATTATTCCCACATTCAAATCTACTTAAGTTGGTGTTTTTACTCACATTAATATTTGTTAATTGATTGCTTTCACAAACAAAAACATTCAGGTTCAGGTTTTTTGTTATATCTAAAGAAGATAATTGATTACTATCGCATACCAATGAAATTAATTTAGTATTCTGTGTAACATTTAAATTGGTTAATCTATTATTGGCGCACCAAAAAATATTTAAATCGGCTAAGACAGAGACATCTAAATTTGTTAGCTGATTATTACTGCAAAAGAGTTGTTCTAAATTGGTGTTTTGAAACACATTTAAGTTTGAAATTAGGTTGTTGGAACATTCTAAAACAGTTAATGCCTTAAAATCTTCTATTCCTGTAAGGTTTGTAATGTTTTTAAATGAAACATCTAAGTTAGTAAGATTACTAATATTGGCGGTTGGTACCAAACCGTTTATTGGTCCAGAATCGTAGCCTAAATCTATTAAAGTTTGTTCAAAATTTGTATCGGGAATGGCTGTGTTTTGGGCGATGCTAATAAAACTTAAAAGCCCTAAAAAAAAGAAATAGTGGTATGTTTTATTTACCCACATAGGTAATGACTATTTCTACGCGTCTGTCAAATTTTGGATCACCACCAAGTGGAAATTTTCGACGCAACCCCAAGTGGCGCATACGTTTTTTATCAACGCCTTTTTTTATAAAATAATTATAAATGTATTCAGCGCGTGCTTCAGAAAGATTGCGAAGCTTGGTTTTTCTATCAACAGCATCTCTACTATTTTGGGTACAACACACATGCCCCTGAATGGTAAAATAAATGTCTTTTCGTTCTACTAAAGCATTCGCAATAGATTCTAAATTTTTTTTAGATTCGTATACGATTTGACTATAACCGGTTTTAAATAAAATATTTTCGAAAACTATTTTATCACCTACTTTTAGATCGCCTTTTAAAAGTTCTGGAGCGTCTTTCTTCTTAGGGACTTCAACTTGTTCTGGTTTTACTTCAACAATTATAGGAGGTTTTGGTTTTACAATTATTTCTACTTTTCGGTTCAAACCTCTAATTTTAATAGCATTTTTTTCTTCAACTATTTTTAGTAGAATTTTACCTTTCCCATCTACATTACTAATCAAATCTTCACTTATCTCATTATTGGAAAAAACGGTTTTAATAGCATTGGCACGTTGTTGTGATAGTTTTAAATTATAAGAATCGGCACCCACATCGTCGCAAAAACCAAAAATGGAAATAGTTTCGATATCAGTATCCGATAGGTTTGAAATAAAAAGTAGCAAACGACTTTCTTCGGTTGGAATAATATCGTATTTGTCGGTATCAAAATAAACTTCATGTGTTAATTCTTTTTGAGAAAAAACAAATGCACATTGAAGTGTTAATAATAATAGAACCAACTGTTTGCTCATAAAGTAGGTATTTGGACTGGATATAAATATACTATTTTTAATGAATTTTGATTTATGCCACCGCCTTTTTAAGCTGAATGACTATTACAACAGGTTGAAACACAAAATTTTATTTTAAATAGTTCAAATATGTTGATGTATTGCTAAGTATTTCGGTAGCTTTTTTAATTTCAATATCGTGTATTTTATAATAATCGTATAAACCTTCTCTATACACGTAACGTTTTACTATCTCTTCGGTTAATAATTCTAATAAATAGGCTTTATTTTCATCTATAACGCTGATTTTAGATTTATTTAGATTAGAAATAAGTGTGTTAAAGTCGGTTTTAATATTATCGTCTAAATCATCATTTTTTGCCGCTTCAAAGGCTTTGGTTAGTGCTTTTTCAGTATCAGTTTCAAACGAAAAATTATTAACTTTTAAAAAGCTTTTAAAGTTTGCAAAATCGGTATCGTTAAGCTGTAAGCTGTTAATATCTTTGATATCGTGATTGTAATAGTAATTGGTAGCGTAATTAAAAATTAAATCGTTATTAACAATGGCGCCTATAATAGAAGAGTTTTTTGAAGTATTAAAACTCATATCTGGTAATACACCACCACCATCAAATACTTTTCGGCCATTTTTTGTTTTAAATTCGTTATAGTTTTCTTGTTTTACTTTTACCGCTTCACCTTTGTCGTTTCTATGCCAATAATCTAAGGCTTGAATACATCTGCCAGAAGGTGTGTAATATCTTGAAATGGTAATTTTAACCTGTGTGCCATATACCAACTCTTTTGGGCGTTGTACTAAACCTTTACCAAAACTTCTAGAGCCTACAATAACGGCACGGTCTAAATCTTGTAATGCACCCGAAACAATTTCGCTAGCTGATGCACTACCGCCATCAATTAAAATAACGAGTGGTATTTCAGTATCAATCGGTTCGTTTTGAGTGTAATACGTTTTGTTGTATTTTTTAACTTTCGATTTTGTTGTAACCACCAATTGCCCTTTAGACACAAATAAGTTAACGATGTTAATAGCTTCATTAAGTAAGCCGCCTGGGTTGCCTCGCAAATCTAAAATAATGCGTTCTGCACCTTGGGCTTTTAAATCACGCAGCGCATAGTTTGTTTCGGCCGATGCTTTATCGTTAAAACGACTTAATACGATAAACCCCGTTTTGTTGTTAACCATCGAGAAATAAGGAACAGCTTTTATTTCAACCTCTGCACGTTTTATAGTAGCTATTTGGGTTTTTCCTTGGCGTTTATAGGTTACTTCTACCGAGGTATCGGTAGCTCCTTTAAGTAATTCACCCGCATCTTCTTTGTAGGTTGCAATTAGGGTGTTACCAACTTTTATAATTTCGTCGCCCGCTTTTAAACCTGCTTTATCTGCTGGATAATTTTTATAAGGCTCTACAATAACTAATTTATCTTTTAGAGTTTTTACTTTAGCGCCAATGCCCGTATAATCACCTGTATTGTTAATTCTGGCAGCCTCTACATCCTGTTCGTTCATAAAATTGGTGTAGGGATCCAAATTAGCTAACATGCTTTTAATGGCGGTGTCCATAAGGTCGCCTGGGTTGGTATCATCTACATAATTCATGTTGAGTTCTTTAAAAAGCGTGGTGAATATTTCTATTTGCTTCGCAATTTCAAAAAAATCGTTTTTAAAAGCCGTGGTCGTTAAAAACAATACACTGGCTATTACAGGAATTAATATTCTTTTTTTAAGTAATTTTTTCATCACTATTTAATTTTTCAGTTTCAGAAACCTTTTTTAAAAACTTCTCAAAAAGGTGACTCATGCGGGTTTCAACTTGGGCTAAGGTGGGTTTTTCTTTGCCAATGTACAAAATCATAAACGCATATTGTGTTGTAATGTTGTTAAAATAGCTGGCTTTATTTAGCCGGTAAACCTCTCGAATTAAACGTTTTATATGGTTT
The genomic region above belongs to Mariniflexile litorale and contains:
- a CDS encoding glutamine--tRNA ligase/YqeY domain fusion protein, whose translation is MSEERKSLNFLEQIIEEDLANGMPKGNLRFRFPPEPNGYLHIGHTKAIGISFGLGEKYNAPVNLRFDDTNPAKEEQEYVDAIKEDVAWLGYKWDKELFSSDYFQQLYDWAVLFINEGKAYIDSQSSEAMAEQKGTPTQPGVDGPYRNRTVAENLDLFERMKAGEFNEGEHILRAKIDMQHPNMLMRDPIMYRILKKHHHRTANDWCIYPMYDWTHGESDYIEQVSHSLCSLEFKPHRELYDWFLDQVTDPNLVRPKQREFARLNLSYTIMSKRKLLKLVEDKVVAGWDDPRMPTISGLRRRGYTPNALRKFVETVGVAKRDNIIDVSLLEFCIREDLNKTAPRVMAVLDPIKLVITNYPEGKEEWLKAENNQEDDGAGFRKVPFSRELYIEKEDFKEVAGNKFFRLKLGGEVRLKNAYIIKAESVVKDEDENITQINCTYSEDTSKKVKGTLHWVSIKHAVKAEVREYDRLFIDEAPDSHQDKDFMEFLNPNSLKIIKAFVEPSLLEAKIGERFQFQRLGYFNVDKDSASNNLIFNKTVGLRDSWEKQKPVENKNPNQNKPQNNASQPQRKAIDVIQQLGKKYTNLPEAKQLKAKAEIQELAKRVSYEELQPLFNTATKKVGTRIATMIVLGVLIKNGLEKNTDISDFINKGLEDSNELLVTESQKLV
- the folB gene encoding dihydroneopterin aldolase: MGIIKVENIRVFAHHGCLQEETKIGSEYRVDLQVKANLQNSAKTDKLTDTVDYVLLNRIIKEEMAIASQLLETVAKRILARIFNEDLLVKKATVWVSKLNPPIGGDVEKVTIKMTDKRKK
- a CDS encoding LysE family transporter, with translation MFDDILAAIPFGIILAFTIGPVFFVLLETSATKGFKSALIFDCGVMLADIIFIIVAFFSTNKLLETIKDDPSFLIFGGALLVTYGFISFIKTSKSFRDIVKEYHKIEIKKGYGKLFLKGFLLNFINIGVLLGWVAFIVIANSITSSNDGVMVFLSTILIVYFLVDLIKIVIAKKLKSRLTPRIIFKTKKIIALVILGFGFLLLVQGFFPKEKELLKEKLEKISPIK
- a CDS encoding head GIN domain-containing protein, whose translation is MKRIILLATILISGASIAQKQIEKTIGEFNELKVYDLIDVELVKSTENKAIITGNNTEDVVINNKNGTLKIKMSIGEIFDGNSTKVTLYYKSLDIIDVNEGSKVSGKDSIKQFEIDLRAQEGGIIDVLLDVNYANIKSVTGGKIKATGNAKSQKVSLLTGGIYNAENLETNKTDVSINAAGEAYVKASKIVDVKIRAGGDVYIYGNPETVNESTVLGGRIKRMD
- a CDS encoding RNB domain-containing ribonuclease; this encodes MTRKKKGKSNKGISNLTNTILSILKKDRNQSFNYKQIAAKLNVNDASSRNQIIKKLAELTGKKEIEEVERGKFKVVMNAEYHKGILDLAAKGNGYIICEDFEDDVFIASNNINKALNGDEVEFYVYKRRHRGKLEGEITQVLKRDKSEYVGVIQLHDKYAFVIADSNKMYKDIFIPINKTFKAEDGDKVLVKLEDWPEKADSPYGKVIKVLGKPGDHNTEIHSILAEYGLPYEFPHEVEEFANNIDTSITKEEIAKRRDMRQDLTFTIDPKDAKDFDDALSFKIIKKGLYEIGIHIADVSHYLQEGTILDDEAYERATSVYLVDRVVPMLPEVLSNNACSLRPHEEKFTFSAVFQMNDKCEIKNEWFGRTVTYSDARFAYEEAQAVIENNITLKADEIFQLDQINTVIPQEISITDKEYNTTPEIAQAILKMDELAKKMRSKRMSSGAISFDKVEVKFNLDENANPVGVFFKTSKDANKLIEEFMLLANRKVSEFVGKKSPKQTFVYRVHDEPDDSKLANLQGIVSKFGYKLNFKDRKTTSASLNNLLKEVSGKKEQNLVDTLAIRTMSKAEYTTHNIGHYGLAFDYYSHFTSPIRRYPDVMAHRLLQHYLDGGKSANEAIYEEKCKHSSDMENLATKAERDSIKYMQIKFMQDHKDENFAGVISGVTDWGIYIEIIENKCEGMVSVRDMKDDHYAFDQEQYAMIGRNTKTMYQLGDEVIVKVKNADLVKKHLDFTLIGKNE
- a CDS encoding RpiB/LacA/LacB family sugar-phosphate isomerase → MKISIGNDHAGTEYKFAIIKHLESKGYTVNNHGTDSMDSVDYADFVHPVAMDVETNKVDFGILICGSANGVAITANKHQKIRAGLAWNKEIVHLIRSHNNANILCIPARFTAVQQVIEMVDVFLNTEFEGGRHQTRIDKIPVSC
- a CDS encoding cation diffusion facilitator family transporter, yielding MAHNHSHNHTHHHDMKDKNLMISILLNTLITAAQIVGGLISGSLSLLSDALHNFSDVLSLIVSYVASKLSKKQASENKTFGYKRAEILAAFVNAATLIIVAIILIKEAVERFKNPQVIESNLVIWLALLAIIFNGLSVLLLKKDSEHNINIKSAYLHLLTDMLASVAVLIGGLLMKYYEMFWVDSVLTFLIALYLIWVGYYLLKTSTKMLMLFTPEHINIKALVDNIDALPKVKKLHHVHIWNLSDNELHLEAHLDLNEDVSITEFDSLLEVIETILHEEFNINHVTIQPEYNKNDPKEVIVQD
- a CDS encoding GNAT family N-acetyltransferase, which encodes MIQTQIKTFSELTSEELYSILQLRSEVFVVEQDCVYQDIDGKDDKALHVLGIKNQKIIAYSRVFKPGDYFEYASIGRVVIAKNQRAFKYGYDLMKTSVEAVETYFKEKTIKISAQAHLKSFYNNCGFIEFGEEYLEDDIPHIAMIKK
- a CDS encoding T9SS type B sorting domain-containing protein, coding for MWVNKTYHYFFFLGLLSFISIAQNTAIPDTNFEQTLIDLGYDSGPINGLVPTANISNLTNLDVSFKNITNLTGIEDFKALTVLECSNNLISNLNVFQNTNLEQLFCSNNQLTNLDVSVLADLNIFWCANNRLTNLNVTQNTKLISLVCDSNQLSSLDITKNLNLNVFVCESNQLTNINVSKNTNLSRFECGNNLLSNLNISQNSSLVFLSCEQNELTSLDTKTNSSLGTLNCSFNYLSELNLSKNSNLTTLNCSNNQLCKLNVKNSNNTNGTVNFSNNLNLNCVVVDNPSSAHANWLPTNFSNYVSAQDQCNNFVNVDTINSVVTNTSYTLPTLTYGNYFTEPRGQGVPLFTGDVITTSQTIYIYNESICANNESRFNVLITSEDYYIPKYFTPNNDGMHDVWKVQDFNNNIKTIAVFDRYGKLLKYLPANAPGWDGSFNGKLLESNDYWYFITLNTGETIKGHFTLKR